The following are from one region of the Theropithecus gelada isolate Dixy chromosome 6, Tgel_1.0, whole genome shotgun sequence genome:
- the CD180 gene encoding CD180 antigen — protein MAFDVSCFFWVVLFSAGCKVITSLDQMCIEKEANKTYNCENLGLSEIPDTLPNTTEFLEFSFNFLPTIHNGTFSRLMNLTFLDLTRCQINWIHEDTFQSHHQLNTLVLTGNPLIFMAETSLNGPKSLKHLFLIQTGISSLEFIPVHNLENLESLYLGSNHISSIKFPKDFPARNLKVLDFQNNAIHYLSREDMRSLEQATNLSLNFNGNDVKGIELGAFGSIVFQSLNFGGTLNLSVIFNGLQNSTTQSLWLGTFEDTDDEDISSAMLKGLCEMSVESLNLQKHHFSDFSSTTFQCFTQIQELDLTATHLAGLPSGIKGLNLLKKLVLSVNHFDQLCQISAANFPSLTHLYVRGNVKKLHLGVGCLEKLGNLQTLDLSHNDIEASDCCNLQLRNLSHLQTLNLSHNELLGLQSQAFKECPRLELLDLAFTRLHINAPQSPFQNLHFLQVLNLTYCFLDTSNQHLLAGLPDLRHLNLKGNHFQDGTIMKTNLLQTVGSLEILILSSCGLLSIDQQAFHGLGKMSHVDLSHNSLTCDSIASVSHFKGIYLNLAANSINIIPPHLLPILSQQSTINFSHNPLDCTCSNIHFLTWYKENLHKLEGSEETTCGNPSSLRGVKLSDVKLSCGITAIGIFFLTVFLLLFTILLFFAVKNLLRWKYRHI, from the exons AAAGAAGCCAACAAAACATATAACTGTGAAAATTTAGGTCTCAGTGAAATCCCTGACACTCTACCAAACACAACAGAATTTTTGGAATTCAGCTTTAATTTTTTGCCTACAATTCACAATGGAACCTTCAGCAGACTCATGAATCTTACCTTTTTGGATTTAACTAG GTGCCAGATTAATTGGATACATGAAGACACTTTTCAAAGCCATCATCAATTGAACACACTTGTGTTAACTGGAAATCCCTTGATATTCATGGCAGAAACATCGCTTAATGGGCCCAAGTCACTGAAGCATCTTTTCTTAATCCAAACGGGAATATCCAGTCTCGAGTTTATTCCAGTGCACAATCTGGAAAACTTGGAAAGCTTGTATCTTGGAAGCAACCATATTTCCTCCATTAAGTTCCCCAAAGACTTCCCAGCACGGAATCTGAAAGTACTGGATTTTCAGAATAATGCTATACACTACCTCTCTAGAGAAGACATGAGGTCTCTGGAGCAGGCCACCAACTTAAGCCTGAACTTCAATGGCAATGATGTTAAAGGTATTGAGCTTGGGGCTTTTGGTTCAATAGTCTTCCAAAGTTTGAACTTTGGAGGGACTCTAAATTTGTCTGTTATATTCAATGGTCTGCAGAACTCTACTACTCAGTCTCTCTGGCTGGGAACATTTGAGGACACTGATGACGAAGACATTAGTTCAGCCATGCTCAAGGGACTCTGTGAAATGTCTGTTGAGAGCCTCAACCTACAGAAACACCACTTCTCTGACTTCTCATCCACCACATTTCAGTGCTTCACCCAAATCCAGGAATTGGATCTGACAGCAACTCACTTGGCAGGGTTACCCTCTGGGATTAAGGGTCTGAACTTGCTCAAGAAATTAGTTCTCAGTGTAAATCATTTTGACCAATTGTGTCAAATCAGTGCTGCCAATTTTCCCTCCCTTACACACCTCTACGTCAGAGGCAACGTGAAGAAACTTCACCTTGGTGTTGGCTGTCTGGAGAAACTAGGAAACCTTCAGACACTTGATTTAAGCCATAATGACATAGAGGCTTCTGACTGCTGCAATCTGCAACTCAGAAACCTGTCCCACTTGCAAACCTTAAACCTGAGCCACAATGAGCTTCTTGGTCTCCAGAGTCAGGCATTCAAAGAATGTCCTCGGCTAGAACTCCTGGATTTGGCGTTTACCCGCTTACACATTAATGCTCCACAAAGTCCCTTCCAAAACCTCCATTTCCTGCAGGTTCTGAATCTCACTTACTGCTTCCTTGATACCAGCAATCAGCATCTTCTAGCAGGCCTACCAGATCTCCGGCATCTCAACTTAAAAGGCAATCACTTTCAAGATGGGACTATCATGAAGACCAACCTACTTCAGACCGTGGGCAGCTTGGAGATTCTGATTTTATCCTCCTGTGGTCTCCTCTCTATAGACCAGCAAGCATTCCACGGCTTGGGAAAAATGAGCCATGTAGACTTAAGCCACAACAGCCTGACATGTGACAGCATTGCTTCTGTTAGTCATTTTAAGGGAATTTACCTCAATCTGGCCGCCAACAGCATTAACATCATCCCACCCCATCTCCTCCCCATCTTGTCCCAGCAGAGCACCATTAATTTCAGTCACAATCCCCTGGACTGCACTTGCTCGAATATTCATTTCTTAACATGGTACAAAGAAAACCTGCACAAACTTGAAGGCTCGGAGGAGACCACGTGTGGAAACCCGTCGTCTCTAAGGGGAGTTAAGCTATCTGATGTCAAGCTGTCCTGTGGGATTACAGCCATAGgcattttctttctcacagtatttttattattgttcacCATTCTGCTCTTTTTTGCAGTTAAAAACCTTCTCAGGTGGAAATACCGACACATTTAG